In Asanoa sp. WMMD1127, one genomic interval encodes:
- a CDS encoding DUF3159 domain-containing protein: protein MTSSPRAADESTRDPDGEEPLPPFGEMVAQQLGGWRGLVESSVPVIVFVVVNILWELNPALIASVGVAVVIGAIRLAQKRPIRHAVNGLFGIALGAVIAWRTGEARDFYLPGIIQSYVFAAALLISAAVRQPLVGWGWSVIMAGGKSDWREDRRLMRTFIWLTVVWAVVWILKVSAQAWLWYDKQDDLLGVARLVLGTPPYILLALFTVAVVRRVTRERPPAVESA from the coding sequence ATGACGTCTTCGCCGCGCGCCGCCGACGAGTCCACCCGCGACCCCGACGGCGAGGAGCCGCTGCCGCCCTTCGGCGAGATGGTGGCCCAGCAACTCGGCGGCTGGCGGGGGCTGGTCGAGTCCAGCGTGCCCGTCATCGTGTTCGTGGTCGTCAACATCCTCTGGGAGCTCAACCCCGCGCTGATCGCCTCGGTCGGCGTCGCGGTGGTGATCGGCGCGATCCGGCTTGCCCAGAAGCGGCCCATCCGGCACGCCGTCAACGGCCTGTTCGGCATCGCCCTGGGCGCCGTGATCGCCTGGCGCACCGGCGAGGCCCGCGACTTCTACCTGCCCGGCATCATCCAGAGCTACGTCTTCGCCGCGGCGCTGCTTATCTCGGCGGCGGTGCGACAGCCGCTGGTCGGCTGGGGCTGGTCCGTGATCATGGCCGGCGGGAAGTCCGACTGGCGCGAGGACCGCCGGCTGATGCGCACGTTCATCTGGCTGACCGTGGTGTGGGCCGTGGTCTGGATCCTCAAGGTGAGCGCGCAGGCCTGGCTCTGGTACGACAAGCAGGACGACCTGCTCGGCGTCGCGCGGCTGGTGCTGGGCACGCCGCCCTACATCCTGCTGGCGCTGTTCACCGTGGCCGTGGTGCGCCGGGTCACCCGCGAACGCCCGCCCGCGGTCGAGAGCGCCTGA
- a CDS encoding LysR family transcriptional regulator produces the protein MELAQLRTFEAVLRHRTVTDAAVALGLAPSSVSQQIRTLEAGLGVSLFERGPKGMRPTAAGDRLRGWARSLLDQAEQARLAVRGERQRLRVGALETLAGTHLPGVVARLAARRPDLAIEPHTDRNRSGLLADLVALRLDAALLLDAGARLGGLGFSAPAEPLTYVDLGPVPLVLVAAPGHPLAGRPLTPDELTGERLLVNVPECSFWMAADQALGPVPERARVGGVPVMRAWAEQGLGITLLPAFAVGDSLAAGRLVRLDLPVPDLSLRLVWRADRERLPGLRDVLYAAAAG, from the coding sequence GTGGAGCTCGCCCAACTGAGGACGTTCGAGGCCGTGCTGCGACACCGGACGGTGACGGACGCGGCGGTCGCGCTCGGCCTCGCGCCGTCGTCGGTGTCGCAGCAGATCAGGACGCTGGAGGCCGGCCTGGGCGTGAGCCTGTTCGAGCGGGGCCCGAAAGGCATGAGGCCCACGGCGGCCGGCGACCGTCTGCGCGGTTGGGCGCGCTCGCTTCTCGACCAGGCCGAGCAGGCCCGGCTCGCCGTCCGGGGCGAGCGCCAGCGGCTGCGCGTCGGCGCCCTGGAGACGCTGGCCGGCACGCACCTGCCCGGGGTGGTCGCCCGGCTCGCCGCCCGCCGCCCCGACCTGGCCATCGAGCCGCACACCGACCGCAACCGGTCCGGACTCCTCGCGGATCTCGTGGCGCTGCGCCTCGACGCCGCCCTCCTGCTGGACGCCGGCGCACGCCTCGGCGGGCTCGGCTTCTCGGCGCCGGCGGAACCGCTCACCTACGTCGACCTCGGACCGGTGCCGCTGGTGCTCGTCGCGGCGCCTGGGCACCCCCTCGCTGGCCGGCCCTTGACTCCAGACGAGCTGACCGGCGAGCGGTTGCTGGTCAACGTGCCGGAGTGCTCGTTCTGGATGGCGGCGGACCAGGCGCTCGGCCCGGTGCCCGAGCGGGCCCGGGTCGGTGGGGTTCCGGTGATGCGGGCCTGGGCCGAGCAGGGGCTGGGCATCACGCTGCTGCCGGCCTTCGCGGTCGGCGACAGCCTGGCCGCGGGGCGTCTGGTCCGGCTCGACCTGCCCGTCCCCGACCTGAGCCTCCGGCTGGTCTGGCGGGCCGACCGCGAGCGGCTCCCGGGCCTCCGCGACGTGCTCTACGCCGCGGCGGCGGGTTAG
- the dut gene encoding dUTP diphosphatase gives MTDAAVRVAVRQLDPDLPLPSYAHPGDAGADLSAAADVEIPPGGRALVPTGVAIALPEGFVGLVHPRSGLASRMGVTVLNAPGTVDAGYRGEILVNLVNHDPATPAKISRGDRIAQLVVQRVERADFHVVETLPGSARGSGGHGSTGGVAASSTLEGQAH, from the coding sequence GTGACCGACGCCGCCGTCCGGGTGGCAGTGCGCCAGCTCGACCCGGACCTCCCGCTCCCGTCGTACGCCCATCCCGGTGACGCGGGCGCCGACCTGTCGGCGGCCGCCGACGTGGAGATCCCACCCGGTGGCCGGGCGCTGGTGCCGACCGGCGTCGCGATCGCCCTGCCGGAGGGCTTCGTCGGCCTGGTGCACCCGCGCTCGGGGCTGGCCAGCCGGATGGGCGTGACGGTGCTCAACGCGCCGGGCACGGTGGACGCCGGCTACCGCGGCGAGATCCTCGTCAACCTCGTCAACCACGACCCCGCGACGCCCGCGAAGATCTCGCGCGGTGACCGCATCGCCCAGCTTGTCGTGCAACGCGTCGAGCGGGCAGACTTCCACGTCGTCGAGACGCTGCCGGGATCCGCACGCGGATCGGGCGGCCACGGTTCGACCGGCGGCGTGGCGGCATCTTCGACCCTGGAAGGGCAGGCGCACTGA
- a CDS encoding TrkA family potassium uptake protein has product MTVRVAIAGAGNVGRSIAAELVGNGHEVMLIERNPKMLRPERVPAAEWILADACELASLEEANVAGCDVVVAATGDDKVNLVVSLLTKTEFAVPRVVARVNRAENEWLFTEQWGVDVAVSKPRLMAALVEEAVTVGDLVRLMTFRQGEANLVEITLPPTAPYVGLPVRNVPLPRDSALVAILRGRRVLVPTPDDPLEAGDELIFVCTAEVEDAVRAVILGPEAAGRRAVS; this is encoded by the coding sequence CTGACCGTGCGGGTCGCCATCGCCGGAGCGGGCAACGTGGGCCGCTCCATCGCCGCGGAGCTGGTCGGCAACGGCCACGAGGTGATGCTCATCGAGCGCAACCCCAAGATGCTGCGCCCCGAGCGGGTGCCGGCCGCCGAGTGGATCCTGGCCGACGCCTGCGAGCTGGCCAGCCTCGAGGAGGCCAACGTCGCGGGCTGCGACGTGGTGGTCGCCGCGACCGGCGACGACAAGGTCAACCTGGTCGTCTCGCTGCTGACCAAGACCGAGTTCGCGGTGCCGCGGGTGGTCGCCCGGGTCAACCGGGCCGAGAACGAGTGGCTGTTCACCGAGCAGTGGGGCGTCGACGTCGCCGTCAGCAAGCCGCGGCTGATGGCCGCCCTGGTCGAGGAAGCGGTCACGGTCGGCGACCTGGTCCGCCTGATGACCTTCCGGCAGGGCGAGGCCAACCTGGTCGAGATCACCCTGCCGCCGACCGCGCCCTACGTCGGCCTGCCGGTGCGCAACGTCCCGCTCCCCCGCGACTCGGCGCTGGTGGCCATCCTGCGCGGCCGCCGGGTGCTGGTGCCCACACCGGACGACCCGCTGGAGGCCGGCGACGAGCTCATCTTCGTCTGCACGGCCGAGGTCGAGGACGCCGTCCGCGCGGTCATCCTCGGCCCGGAGGCCGCGGGCCGCCGCGCCGTCAGCTAG
- a CDS encoding OB-fold nucleic acid binding domain-containing protein, giving the protein MAIDQSRTSLRRFLQRLTADEETLEAESLQRESAKSGCMPAGLCMRGQVVALTGRLKTVVYTPRTNLPTLEADLYDGSDVVTLVWLGRRHIAGIEPGRQLTARGRVAVRDDRKVIYNPYYELEATR; this is encoded by the coding sequence ATGGCCATCGACCAGAGCCGCACCTCGCTGCGGCGGTTCCTGCAGCGGCTGACGGCTGACGAGGAGACGCTGGAGGCCGAGAGCCTCCAGCGGGAGAGCGCGAAGTCCGGCTGCATGCCGGCCGGGCTCTGCATGCGGGGCCAGGTCGTGGCGCTCACCGGGCGCCTCAAGACCGTCGTCTACACCCCGCGCACCAACCTCCCCACGCTCGAGGCCGACCTCTACGACGGCAGTGACGTGGTGACGCTGGTGTGGCTGGGCCGGCGGCACATCGCCGGGATCGAGCCCGGGCGACAACTGACCGCGCGTGGTCGCGTCGCGGTGCGGGATGACCGTAAAGTCATCTACAACCCGTACTACGAGCTGGAAGCCACCAGATGA
- a CDS encoding TrkA family potassium uptake protein: MSPVHVVIMGCGRVGSTLAHTLEDRGHSVAVIDQNPDAFRRLGPEFGGVTVAGVGFDRDVLREAGIERADAFAAVSSGDNSNIISARLARETFGVTRVAARIYDQKRAEVYERLGIPTVATVRWTADRMIRHLVPEGHVEIFRDPTSTVSIIEVPVHKDWIGRQLRALEDAIGARTGYLMRFGIGTLPTASTVIQEGDQLFMLVTDDIATSVTEVAGAAPEGGH; this comes from the coding sequence GTGTCACCGGTGCACGTCGTGATCATGGGCTGTGGTCGCGTCGGCTCGACGCTCGCGCACACCCTGGAGGACCGCGGCCACTCGGTCGCCGTGATCGACCAGAACCCCGACGCCTTCCGCCGGCTGGGCCCCGAGTTCGGTGGCGTCACGGTGGCCGGCGTCGGTTTCGACCGCGACGTCCTGCGGGAGGCCGGCATCGAGCGGGCCGACGCGTTCGCCGCCGTCTCCAGCGGCGACAACTCCAACATCATCTCGGCCCGGCTGGCCCGCGAGACGTTCGGTGTGACGCGCGTCGCGGCCCGCATCTACGACCAGAAGCGCGCCGAGGTCTACGAGCGCCTGGGCATCCCGACCGTGGCCACGGTCCGCTGGACCGCCGACCGGATGATCCGGCACCTGGTCCCCGAGGGGCACGTCGAGATCTTCCGTGACCCGACCAGCACCGTCTCGATCATCGAGGTGCCGGTGCACAAGGACTGGATCGGCCGCCAGCTGCGGGCGCTGGAGGACGCGATCGGCGCCCGGACGGGCTACCTGATGCGGTTCGGCATCGGGACCCTGCCCACGGCGTCGACCGTGATCCAGGAGGGTGACCAGCTGTTCATGCTGGTCACCGACGACATCGCCACGTCGGTGACCGAGGTCGCCGGCGCCGCGCCGGAAGGGGGGCACTGA
- a CDS encoding MFS transporter, which produces MLPLTLTGISLGYFMVLLDLTVLAVAEPDLAASLGAGRAGLQWITTAYTLAFAALLLAAGAAADRHGAGRLFRAGIAGFTAASLLSALAPHLGTLIALRVLAGAAAAACVPASLALIAHHHPAPAARARAIAAWAAISGAAVAVGPVVGGALVASAGWRAVFLANVPIGLAVLALTRRVTAAPPVHRPIDWPAQLTAAAVLALLTDGVIAAGVGAWPHTALSVAGLAVAAPLFGALDRRSGTPVLDRTLLRSPGVRSGLLAAAAVTFALTGGLFVLPLLLQREWGLGPLASGLALLPLTVPFVANPPFTGRLVARVGPRRPILAGLATLSAGGVALAATVFAAGGYPWLAPGLLLTGTGVSLVLPALVTAVVQAAPPGTAGAVGGLLNAVRQVGATLGVAVMGAAADTDVALACSAAVCAGAWLVFRRSRPRAGVRG; this is translated from the coding sequence GTGCTCCCACTTACCCTGACCGGCATCTCGCTCGGCTACTTCATGGTGCTGCTGGACCTGACGGTGCTGGCGGTGGCCGAACCCGACCTGGCCGCCTCCCTCGGCGCCGGCCGGGCGGGCCTGCAATGGATCACCACCGCCTACACCCTGGCGTTCGCCGCGCTGTTGCTGGCGGCCGGCGCCGCCGCCGACCGGCATGGTGCCGGACGGCTGTTCCGGGCCGGCATCGCCGGGTTCACCGCGGCCAGCCTGCTGAGCGCGCTGGCGCCGCACCTGGGGACGCTCATCGCGTTGCGGGTGCTGGCAGGCGCCGCCGCGGCGGCTTGTGTCCCGGCCTCACTCGCCCTGATCGCCCATCACCATCCGGCGCCCGCCGCCCGGGCCCGGGCGATCGCGGCCTGGGCCGCGATCAGCGGCGCCGCGGTCGCGGTGGGCCCGGTGGTCGGTGGCGCCCTGGTCGCGAGCGCCGGTTGGCGTGCGGTCTTCCTCGCCAACGTGCCGATCGGGCTCGCGGTGCTGGCGCTGACCCGACGCGTCACAGCAGCGCCACCGGTCCACCGCCCCATCGACTGGCCGGCCCAGCTGACCGCCGCGGCCGTGCTGGCGTTGCTCACGGATGGCGTGATCGCCGCCGGTGTCGGCGCGTGGCCGCACACCGCGTTGTCGGTCGCCGGCCTGGCCGTCGCCGCTCCGCTGTTCGGCGCGCTCGACCGGCGGAGCGGCACGCCGGTGCTGGACCGCACCCTGCTGCGCTCCCCCGGCGTACGTTCCGGCCTGCTCGCGGCGGCGGCGGTCACCTTCGCGCTCACCGGCGGCCTGTTCGTGCTGCCGTTGCTCCTCCAGCGCGAATGGGGCCTGGGTCCGCTGGCCAGTGGCCTGGCGTTGCTCCCGCTGACGGTTCCGTTCGTCGCCAACCCACCATTCACCGGCCGGCTCGTGGCCCGGGTCGGCCCGCGGAGGCCGATCCTGGCCGGTCTCGCCACCTTGAGCGCGGGTGGCGTCGCATTGGCGGCTACGGTCTTCGCCGCCGGCGGCTACCCGTGGCTCGCACCCGGCCTCCTGCTCACTGGCACCGGTGTCTCGCTGGTTCTGCCCGCGCTGGTCACGGCAGTGGTCCAGGCGGCGCCGCCGGGCACGGCCGGTGCGGTGGGCGGGTTGCTCAACGCGGTGCGGCAGGTCGGTGCCACGCTCGGCGTGGCGGTGATGGGCGCGGCGGCGGACACCGATGTGGCCCTGGCCTGTTCGGCCGCGGTCTGCGCGGGGGCGTGGCTGGTGTTCAGGCGCTCTCGACCGCGGGCGGGCGTTCGCGGGTGA
- a CDS encoding DUF3710 domain-containing protein yields the protein MFSRGGSGRHARGEGGGRNSRSDRPARGSASVPQPSSAAPSYGPYDISEAPSGVERLDLGSLQIPAVPDVEIRVQANPDGAVQQVVLVNGDNALQVGVFAAPRSEGIWDEVRDEIRKSLFSEGVAAEESQGEYGPELRARVRTADGLTDLRFLGIDGPRWMVRGVFQGPAATDPSRAGVLVECLRGLVVDRGHEAKPVREPLPLRLPKEASEQVHEQQAAPEPAPSPAPPANGAGPGSGPRRRPSPRPR from the coding sequence ATGTTCTCGCGAGGCGGATCCGGGCGGCACGCGCGCGGCGAGGGCGGCGGCCGCAACAGCCGGTCCGACCGGCCGGCCCGGGGCAGCGCGTCGGTGCCCCAGCCGTCGTCGGCGGCGCCGTCCTACGGCCCCTACGACATCTCCGAGGCACCGTCCGGTGTGGAGCGACTCGACCTCGGCAGCCTGCAGATCCCGGCCGTGCCCGACGTCGAGATCCGGGTGCAGGCCAACCCCGACGGCGCCGTGCAGCAGGTCGTGCTGGTCAACGGCGACAACGCGCTGCAGGTCGGCGTCTTCGCCGCGCCGCGCAGCGAGGGCATCTGGGACGAGGTGCGCGACGAGATCCGCAAGTCGCTGTTCAGCGAGGGCGTCGCCGCCGAGGAGTCCCAGGGTGAGTACGGCCCGGAGCTGCGGGCCCGCGTGCGCACCGCCGACGGGCTGACCGACCTGCGCTTCCTCGGCATCGACGGCCCACGGTGGATGGTCCGGGGCGTGTTCCAGGGCCCGGCCGCGACCGACCCGTCGCGGGCCGGTGTGCTGGTCGAGTGCCTGCGCGGCCTGGTCGTCGACCGGGGCCACGAGGCCAAGCCGGTGCGCGAGCCGCTGCCGCTGCGGCTGCCCAAGGAGGCCAGCGAGCAGGTGCACGAGCAGCAGGCCGCGCCCGAGCCGGCGCCATCGCCCGCGCCGCCGGCCAACGGGGCGGGACCCGGGTCGGGTCCGCGCCGCCGCCCGTCGCCCCGACCGCGCTGA
- a CDS encoding DUF4193 domain-containing protein — MATDYDAPRRDEVDLGEDSLEELKARRTDAQSGAVDVDEAEVAESFELPGADLADEELTVKVLPMQQDEFRCARCFLVHHRSQLAFERNGDLICRECA, encoded by the coding sequence ATGGCCACCGACTACGACGCCCCGCGTCGCGACGAGGTCGACCTCGGCGAGGACAGCCTGGAAGAGCTCAAGGCCCGGCGCACGGACGCACAGTCGGGCGCCGTTGACGTCGACGAGGCCGAAGTGGCCGAGAGCTTCGAGCTGCCGGGCGCCGACCTCGCCGACGAAGAGCTCACGGTCAAGGTGCTGCCGATGCAGCAGGACGAGTTCCGCTGCGCGCGCTGTTTCCTTGTCCACCACCGCAGCCAGCTCGCCTTCGAGCGCAACGGCGATCTGATCTGCCGCGAGTGCGCGTAA
- a CDS encoding DUF3093 domain-containing protein has product MATDDYAERLRLPWWLWPCGVAVAALLALEVWMGAGGVRAWLPFVVLIPLTLLGLWRAGRIRVAVTGGELVVDDAHIPLSFVTDAVPLDAAGKRELLGVGSHELAFVVQRPWISGAVQVVIDDPADPTPYWVVSSRDPVRLAGVISARVSAAHPQ; this is encoded by the coding sequence GTGGCTACCGATGACTACGCCGAGCGGTTACGGCTCCCCTGGTGGCTGTGGCCGTGCGGGGTGGCGGTCGCGGCGTTGCTCGCGCTCGAGGTGTGGATGGGCGCCGGCGGCGTACGCGCGTGGCTCCCGTTCGTGGTGCTGATCCCGCTGACCCTGCTGGGGCTCTGGCGGGCCGGCCGGATCCGGGTGGCGGTGACCGGCGGCGAGCTGGTCGTCGACGACGCGCACATCCCGCTGTCGTTCGTCACCGACGCGGTGCCGCTGGACGCCGCCGGCAAGCGCGAGCTGCTCGGCGTCGGCAGCCACGAGCTCGCGTTCGTGGTGCAGCGGCCGTGGATCTCGGGCGCCGTGCAGGTGGTCATCGACGATCCGGCCGACCCGACGCCATATTGGGTGGTCAGCTCGCGCGACCCGGTGCGGCTGGCCGGGGTCATCAGCGCACGGGTCAGCGCTGCTCACCCTCAATGA